A section of the Osmia lignaria lignaria isolate PbOS001 chromosome 3, iyOsmLign1, whole genome shotgun sequence genome encodes:
- the LOC117608044 gene encoding small ribosomal subunit protein uS8A: MVRMNVLSDALKSINNAEKRGKRQVLLRPCSKVIIKFLTVMMRKGYIGEFEIVDDHRSGKVVVNLSGRLNKCGVISPRFDVPINDIEKWTNNLLPSRQFGYVVLTTSGGIMDHEEARRKHLGGKILGFFF, from the exons ATGGTGCGTATGAACGTTCTTAGCGATGCTCTTAAATCCATTAACAATGCTGAAAAGCGTGGAAAGAGGCAGGTGCTCTTGAGGCCCTGCTCAAAAGTAATCATTAAATTTTTAACTGTAATGATGAGGAAag GTTACATCGGCGAATTTGAAATTGTCGATGATCACCGTAGTGGTAAAGTGGTCGTAAATCTTAGTGGAAGATTAAACAAATGTGGTGTAATTTCACCTAGGTTTGATGTACCAATTAATGATATTGAAAAATGGACCAATAATCTGTTGCCATCTAGACAGTTTgg GTATGTTGTGTTAACCACAAGTGGAGGAATTATGGATCATGAGGAAGCAAGAAGAAAACATCTTGGAGGAAAAATACttggatttttcttttaa